In Mercenaria mercenaria strain notata chromosome 14, MADL_Memer_1, whole genome shotgun sequence, the following are encoded in one genomic region:
- the LOC128548190 gene encoding neuralized-like protein 4 has protein sequence MAALHRFHNRTGALVSLSNDNRTAQRNHPTQEFNNGVVLSSVPLTDEQVLEVKIDKKVNSWSGSIEIGVTTCDPDNLNFPISATGFRDGTWVMSGSSVLKDGHSMIEEYGCDLDQLSEGDVVGVMRSSNGELHFFVNGIDQGTAATDIPAGVYAVIDMYGKCAQVSIIESTDNRVSVAAPNSTPSEVAHQLANEFLAQLSSQIVNDLTRTTEALTLAGDALHSNERLTFHERCGSLVKLSNGRRTGERRRPLDEFNNGVVMTNRPLKDDELFEIRLDRLVDKWSGSIEVGITTHNPSAIDFPATMTNMRSGTIMMSGCGILTNGKGTRREYGQYNLDALAEGDRIGLIRKSNGSLHYFINGVDQGMASNTCPPTVWGVVDLYGMAVKVTILDRNDPNYHHMVNSRRPERQRVPRQFTDPFDEDNSADDEVERLCFHTRCGTHASVVNSGRTAHRPNALDDFNNGVVLTNRHVRPNEIFEVCIDKMVDKWAGSIEIGLTLHSPENLEFPSTMTNIRSGTWMMTGNGVMYNGTTVMDDYGQNLDRLKHDCILYVIGPVIDLVLKGRRQALFPAATRRLLMAAACCTSQRHGEFNDAIVMSNRSPER, from the exons GTGAATTCTTGGAGTGGGTCTATAGAGATTGGAGTAACTACATGCGACCCTGACAATCTTAACTTCCCTATCAGTGCCACAGGATTTCGGGATGGAACTTGGGTTATGTCGGGGAGCTCGGTACTGAAGGATGGACACTCAATGATAGAAGAATATGGGTGCGACCTTGACCAATTGTCCGAGGGTGATGTTGTTGGTGTTATGAGGTCCTCGAATGGAGAACTTCATTTTTTCGTAAATGGTATAGATCAGGGCACTGCTGCTACAGATATCCCAGCTGGTGTTTATGCTGTTATTGACATGTATGGCAAATGTGCCCAGGTATCCATTATAGAATCTACAGATAACAGAGTCAGTG TTGCAGCACCAAATTCAACCCCAAGTGAGGTAGCCCATCAGCTTGCCAATGAATTTCTTGCCCAGTTGTCCAGCCAGATTGTCAATGACCTGACACGTACAACAGAAGCTCTTACACTAGCTGGAGATGCCTTGCATTCTAATGAGCGTCTCACGTTTCACGAGCGATGTGGCAGTCTTGTGAAGCTGAGCAATGGCAGAAGAACGGGAGAGAGGCGGAGACCTCTAGATGAGTTTAATAATGGAGTTGTCATGACAAATAGACCTCTAAAAGATGATGAATTATTTGAG ATCCGTCTTGATCGGTTGGTAGACAAATGGTCAGGCTCAATAGAGGTTGGAATCACGACACACAATCCCAGTGCAATAGACTTTCCTGCTACCATGACCAATATGAGATCTG GAACTATAATGATGAGTGGCTGTGGTATATTGACCAATGGTAAAGGTACAAGGAGAGAATATGGACAGTATAATCTAGATGCTCTAGcg GAAGGAGACAGGATAGGGTTGATTCGGAAAAGTAACGGAAGTCTTCATTACTTTATCAATGGTGTAGACCAAGGTATGGCTTCTAATACATGTCCACCAACTGTGTGGGGTGTGGTTGACTTGTACGGTATGGCAGTGAAAGTGACCATTCTTGATCGGAATGATCCAAACTATCATCACATGGTAAACAGTCGGCGGCCAGAGCGACAGAGGGTACCTAGACAGTTTACCGATCCATTTGATGAAGATAACAGTGCAG ATGATGAGGTAGAGAGGTTATGTTTCCATACACGTTGTGGTACACATGCTAGTGTTGTGAACAGTGGGAGGACTGCTCATAGACCAAA TGCTCTGGATGATTTCAACAACGGAGTAGTACTGACGAACAGACATGTCAGACCTAATGAAATATTTGAAGTGTGTATTGATAAAATGGTTGACAAGTGGGCGGGGTCAATAGAGATCGGGCTGACATTGCATTCTCCAGAGAACCTTGAGTTTCCATCGACAATGACAAATATAAGATCGGGAACCTGGATGATGACTGGAAATGGGGTGATGTATAATGGTACCACAGTGATGGATGATTATGGACAGAATTTAGACAGGCTAAAG CATGATTGTATTTTATATGTGATAGGCCCGGTGATAGATTTGGTGTTGAAAGGAAGGAGACAGGCACT ATTTCCGGCAGCAACTCGGCGATTATTAATGGCGGCCGCATGCTGTACGTCCCAGCGCCACGGAGAGTTTAATGATGCTATTGTGATGAGTAACCGTTCCCCTGAGAGATAA